The Sporosarcina sp. Te-1 DNA window TCGATCTTTCTTCGAGCGTAGATGCCTGTGTTCTCTTCACATTCAAGGGCCTCTTTTGCCTTTGCCTTCATTTCTTCAAATATCGTGTTCCAGTGAACCTGCCGGTTCCCCTTCGCCTTCGTGCACAATGCCTTCAGCGGACAATCCGAACAGTCTTCACATTCATAGATCTTGTAGCTTTGCACATGCCCAGAGGCATTCTTCTTGTTCTGGTAGTTCTTGAAATTGACGTGCCGCCCGTTTGGACAGATGAAGCGGTCATACTGTTCCTCGTACTTCCAGTTCTTGGCGTTCCGAATGTCATTTTTGTATTTGCGCGTCTGTTCTTTAATATAGGTCCCGTAGGGAATCAAGAATTCGAAGCACGGCTCTTTTTCCTCCCCAAGCGCATAGAGATAATTCTCTTCACTTCCGTAGCCTGCGTCCGCAATCACCCTTTTGGGCAACGGCAAATTAGATTTCGCCAACTTCTCCAGATGAGGAATGAAACAGCGTGTATCTGTCGGTCGCTGATGCATGGTGTAGTAGAGAATGAACTGATTCTCGGTTGCCATCTGTATGTTATAGCCGGGTTTCAGTTGGCCATTTTTCATATGGTCCTCTTTCATGCGCATGAAGGTGGCGTCCGGGTCTGTTTTCGAAAAACTGTTGCGGTCTCCAAATGTGGCATGGTGCTGTGCGTATTTTTCCATTCGCGGCAGAAAGTCCTGGCGGATTCGTTTTACCGATTTCCGTAATACGCTGCGTTTTGTGCGGAGGACCTTTCGGGTAGGCATCTCTTTTGTCCCTTCCATTTCCTTGGTCAACAACTCTGCTTGTTTTTCCAGTTGTGCGGCCAAGTCGGCCAACTGTCCGGGTTCCGCCTCATCCTCTGGAAGTGACCCAAGTTCCAGGCCCTCGGCCTGGGCAATCTCTTGTATATTCGCTAGGGTTGTCCGGATCTTCTCCTTTAATTTCTCTTCAAAGCGAAGCGTCGATTTTTTCCATACGAAAGAATACTTATTGGCATTGGCTTCAATCTTGGTACCATCCAAAAAGTAGTTCTCCATGGTGATATAACCTTCTTCGATCAGTTTCAAAATCATTGTTTCAAATAATTCATCCATCATCGCCTTCATGCGGATGCCTCTGAAATCGTTAAGGGTACGAAAATCCGGCCTCTCCATTGCCGCAAGCCACATGGCTGGCAGGTTCTCCGTGATCATTTTCTCGATGCCACGGCATGAATAGATTTTCTGAGAGTAGGCATAGAGAATGACTTTCAGCATCATCTTGGGATGATAGGAGCTTCGCCCCCCACCTGTATAATATGTATAAAGCCGTTCATCTGGGATGGCCTCAACCATTTCATCGACTACTCGGGCTATATGGTTTTCCGGAATCAGCTCCTGCACATCGAAGATGGCAAATCCCTGCCGATTATTGTAAGGTTTGAATGTCGGAGAGAAACGTCGCTTGGAAACGGGGCTTGCCTTCATTTCCTCTATGGCTAATGGAAATTCTGTGGTATAATGTGGAGTAGTAATCTTCGGATTGCACATAAAAAATCGTCCTTTCTAAAATGGGTTGTGGTGACTTCATTTTACCAGATTGGACGATTT harbors:
- a CDS encoding IS1182 family transposase — translated: MCNPKITTPHYTTEFPLAIEEMKASPVSKRRFSPTFKPYNNRQGFAIFDVQELIPENHIARVVDEMVEAIPDERLYTYYTGGGRSSYHPKMMLKVILYAYSQKIYSCRGIEKMITENLPAMWLAAMERPDFRTLNDFRGIRMKAMMDELFETMILKLIEEGYITMENYFLDGTKIEANANKYSFVWKKSTLRFEEKLKEKIRTTLANIQEIAQAEGLELGSLPEDEAEPGQLADLAAQLEKQAELLTKEMEGTKEMPTRKVLRTKRSVLRKSVKRIRQDFLPRMEKYAQHHATFGDRNSFSKTDPDATFMRMKEDHMKNGQLKPGYNIQMATENQFILYYTMHQRPTDTRCFIPHLEKLAKSNLPLPKRVIADAGYGSEENYLYALGEEKEPCFEFLIPYGTYIKEQTRKYKNDIRNAKNWKYEEQYDRFICPNGRHVNFKNYQNKKNASGHVQSYKIYECEDCSDCPLKALCTKAKGNRQVHWNTIFEEMKAKAKEALECEENTGIYARRKIEVESVFGHIKGNRSFRRFSLRGLNKVHTEFGIVALAHNLLKVAGIRQLLSLVDEKIGGERQGVFLHQFYFRDLLDSPFLMMFFLESVT